A window of Cryptomeria japonica chromosome 3, Sugi_1.0, whole genome shotgun sequence contains these coding sequences:
- the LOC131080022 gene encoding probable WRKY transcription factor 3 isoform X1 yields MGDQQQQQEEQNQRSNNNYNNHNNNSMISPSSYYMDYQLASPVSAFLNEDLDMNSTSSFSELLGGGSYEGFSVEKEADSHNENGGSFAERRLRFKSTPPSSLPIMPRSPYFSIPPGLSPTTLLDSPVLLSSSQALLSPTTGTFPLLPFTFENSSSTAQNVLKDEEQDSSSFAFKPLTDSNSSSQMQSFGNLVTFSYGQPQALKGSQDDAQMWSLPDFKKTRGPVTNEFSERQVPGNTRSQDASLDAAPLQSVSLEQQQERQTSNQLSEVNQNTLVPQHVIERRSDDGYNWRKYGQKHVKGSEYPRSYYKCTHPSCPTKKKVERSLDGQVTEIVYKGVHNHPKPQPSRRTGAARVAHEEGETTVGSAATIKVEGGSSWGSNLKVNDDSNYSQVWKSEGLERSSSASVVTELSDPSSTPPGQTSSHLESADTPEHSSISASEDDDARTQADKLLGDDAEEDEHDSKRRRKEQSASDIIGATRTIREPRVVVQTTSDIDILDDGYRWRKYGQKVVKGNPNPRSYYKCTNGGCPVRKHVERASHDAKAVITTYEGKHNHDVPAPRNSSHSNAGLGNGPSVAILQNNVASSTNSMPLTGSQPQGTVSHFDRHPDLSNDYPQSNYMFGRLANESLNSQDRGVSNQGMGMGGSLGAFGLDSRHVERQQTSGVSTSFSMQINPANQGYSATNFNTSMQPYLNQNNERDIGLVRPKEEQKDNFYYDGPLH; encoded by the exons ATGGGTGATCAGCAGCAACAGCAAGAAGAACAGAATCAGCGTTCTAATAACAATTATAATAATCATAATAACAACTCAATGATTTCCCCTTCTTCATACTACATGGATTACCAGCTTGCCAGCCCGGTCTCTGCTTTCCTAAACGAAGACTTGGATATgaattctacttcctctttctcggAGCTTTTGGGTGGAGGCTCTTATGAAGGCTTCTCAGTAGAGAAGGAGGCTGATAGTCATAATGAGAATGGAGGGAGTTTTGCAGAGAGGAGGCTGAGGTTCAAATCTACGCCTCCCTCATCGCTTCCCATAATGCCCAGATCTCCATATTTCTCAATTCCGCCTGGTTTGAGCCCCACCACCTTGTTGGACTCCCCAGTTCTGCTCTCTAGCTCCCAA GCTTTACTGTCACCAACAACTGGCACTTTTCCTTTACTACCATTTACATTTGAAAACAGTAGTAGTACTGCTCAAAATGTTTTGAAGGATGAAGAACAAGACAGCTCAAGCTTTGCTTTCAAGCCCTTAACAGATTCAAATTCTAGTTCACAAATGCAATCTTTTGGAAACCTG GTCACCTTCTCTTATGGTCAGCCTCAAGCTCTAAAAGGATCTCAAGATGATGCTCAGATGTGGTCCTTACCAGATTTCAAGAAAACAAGGGGACCAGTGACAAATGAATTCTCTGAAAGACAAGTGCCAGGCAATACTCGTTCGCAAGATGCTTCTCTTGATGCTGCTCCTCTGCAATCAGTTTCTTTGGAGCAGCAACAAGAGAGGCAGACCTCGAACCAGTTGTCAGAAGTAAACCAAAACACCCTAGTTCCTCAGCATGTGATAGAGAGACGCTCTGATGATGGATACAATTGGCGCAAGTATGGGCAAAAGCATGTCAAAGGAAGTGAGTATCCTCGGAGTTATTACAAGTGCACACACCCAAGTTGTCCAACTAAGAAGAAGGTTGAACGTTCTCTTGATGGACAAGTAACAGAGATAGTCTATAAGGGTGTCCATAACCATCCTAAACCTCAACCGAGTCGTCGGACGGGAGCTGCTCGTGTGGCTCATGAAGAAGGAGAAACTACCGTAGGCTCTGCTGCTACTATCAAAGTAGAAGGTGGGTCTTCTTGGGGAAGCAATTTGAAAGTTAATGATGATTCAAATTACTCACAAGTCTGGAAGAGTGAAGGCCTTGAGAGATCCTCATCAGCTTCTGTTGTTACTGAACTCTCAGATCCATCCTCAACTCCACCAGGACAAACCTCTAGTCATCTGGAGTCAGCAGATACCCCGGAGCATTCGTCAATTTCAGCAAGTGAGGACGATGATGCAAGGACACAAGCTGACAAGTTGTTGGGAGATGATGCTGAAGAAGATGAACATGATTCAAAGCGCAG GAGGAAAGAACAAAGTGCATCTGACATCATAGGGGCCACCAGAACTATTCGGGAGCCTCGGGTTGTTGTGCAAACAACCAGTGACATTGATATACTTGATGATGGATATCGCTGGCGCAAATATGGGCAGAAAGTAGTGAAAGGCAACCCCAATCCtag GAGTTACTATAAATGCACAAATGGAGGATGCCCAGTAAGGAAGCATGTTGAGAGAGCCTCGCATGATGCAAAGGCAGTGATTACAACTTATGAAGGAAAACACAATCATGATGTCCCAGCTCCACGAAATAGTAGTCATAGCAATGCTGGACTAGGGAATGGGCCATCTGTAGCTATTTTGCAGAATAATGTTGCATCCTCTACAAATTCCATGCCTTTGACTGGTTCTCAACCTCAAGGAACCGTGTCTCATTTTGATAGGCATCCTGATCTTAGTAATGACTATCCACAGAGCAATTACATGTTTGGAAGGCTTGCAAATGAGAGTCTGAATTCTCAAGACAGGGGTGTTTCCAACCAAGGTATGGGGATGGGAGGTTCTCTTGGGGCTTTTGGCCTGGACAGTAGACATGTTGAGAGACAACAAACATCAGGAGTCTCCACTTCATTTTCGATGCAGATCAACCCTGCAAATCAGGGATATTCGGCTACCAATTTCAATACTTCCATGCAACCATATCTTAACCAGAATAATGAGAGAGATATTGGACTTGTCAGGCCTAAAGAAGAACAGAAGGACAACTTCTACTATGACGGCCCTTTGCAttga
- the LOC131080022 gene encoding probable WRKY transcription factor 3 isoform X2: MGDQQQQQEEQNQRSNNNYNNHNNNSMISPSSYYMDYQLASPVSAFLNEDLDMNSTSSFSELLGGGSYEGFSVEKEADSHNENGGSFAERRLRFKSTPPSSLPIMPRSPYFSIPPGLSPTTLLDSPVLLSSSQALLSPTTGTFPLLPFTFENSSSTAQNVLKDEEQDSSSFAFKPLTDSNSSSQMQSFGNLVTFSYGQPQALKGSQDDAQMWSLPDFKKTRGPVTNEFSERQVPGNTRSQDASLDAAPLQSVSLEQQQERQTSNQLSEVNQNTLVPQHVIERRSDDGYNWRKYGQKHVKGSEYPRSYYKCTHPSCPTKKKVERSLDGQVTEIVYKGVHNHPKPQPSRRTGAARVAHEEGETTVGSAATIKVEDPSSTPPGQTSSHLESADTPEHSSISASEDDDARTQADKLLGDDAEEDEHDSKRRRKEQSASDIIGATRTIREPRVVVQTTSDIDILDDGYRWRKYGQKVVKGNPNPRSYYKCTNGGCPVRKHVERASHDAKAVITTYEGKHNHDVPAPRNSSHSNAGLGNGPSVAILQNNVASSTNSMPLTGSQPQGTVSHFDRHPDLSNDYPQSNYMFGRLANESLNSQDRGVSNQGMGMGGSLGAFGLDSRHVERQQTSGVSTSFSMQINPANQGYSATNFNTSMQPYLNQNNERDIGLVRPKEEQKDNFYYDGPLH, translated from the exons ATGGGTGATCAGCAGCAACAGCAAGAAGAACAGAATCAGCGTTCTAATAACAATTATAATAATCATAATAACAACTCAATGATTTCCCCTTCTTCATACTACATGGATTACCAGCTTGCCAGCCCGGTCTCTGCTTTCCTAAACGAAGACTTGGATATgaattctacttcctctttctcggAGCTTTTGGGTGGAGGCTCTTATGAAGGCTTCTCAGTAGAGAAGGAGGCTGATAGTCATAATGAGAATGGAGGGAGTTTTGCAGAGAGGAGGCTGAGGTTCAAATCTACGCCTCCCTCATCGCTTCCCATAATGCCCAGATCTCCATATTTCTCAATTCCGCCTGGTTTGAGCCCCACCACCTTGTTGGACTCCCCAGTTCTGCTCTCTAGCTCCCAA GCTTTACTGTCACCAACAACTGGCACTTTTCCTTTACTACCATTTACATTTGAAAACAGTAGTAGTACTGCTCAAAATGTTTTGAAGGATGAAGAACAAGACAGCTCAAGCTTTGCTTTCAAGCCCTTAACAGATTCAAATTCTAGTTCACAAATGCAATCTTTTGGAAACCTG GTCACCTTCTCTTATGGTCAGCCTCAAGCTCTAAAAGGATCTCAAGATGATGCTCAGATGTGGTCCTTACCAGATTTCAAGAAAACAAGGGGACCAGTGACAAATGAATTCTCTGAAAGACAAGTGCCAGGCAATACTCGTTCGCAAGATGCTTCTCTTGATGCTGCTCCTCTGCAATCAGTTTCTTTGGAGCAGCAACAAGAGAGGCAGACCTCGAACCAGTTGTCAGAAGTAAACCAAAACACCCTAGTTCCTCAGCATGTGATAGAGAGACGCTCTGATGATGGATACAATTGGCGCAAGTATGGGCAAAAGCATGTCAAAGGAAGTGAGTATCCTCGGAGTTATTACAAGTGCACACACCCAAGTTGTCCAACTAAGAAGAAGGTTGAACGTTCTCTTGATGGACAAGTAACAGAGATAGTCTATAAGGGTGTCCATAACCATCCTAAACCTCAACCGAGTCGTCGGACGGGAGCTGCTCGTGTGGCTCATGAAGAAGGAGAAACTACCGTAGGCTCTGCTGCTACTATCAAAGTAGAAG ATCCATCCTCAACTCCACCAGGACAAACCTCTAGTCATCTGGAGTCAGCAGATACCCCGGAGCATTCGTCAATTTCAGCAAGTGAGGACGATGATGCAAGGACACAAGCTGACAAGTTGTTGGGAGATGATGCTGAAGAAGATGAACATGATTCAAAGCGCAG GAGGAAAGAACAAAGTGCATCTGACATCATAGGGGCCACCAGAACTATTCGGGAGCCTCGGGTTGTTGTGCAAACAACCAGTGACATTGATATACTTGATGATGGATATCGCTGGCGCAAATATGGGCAGAAAGTAGTGAAAGGCAACCCCAATCCtag GAGTTACTATAAATGCACAAATGGAGGATGCCCAGTAAGGAAGCATGTTGAGAGAGCCTCGCATGATGCAAAGGCAGTGATTACAACTTATGAAGGAAAACACAATCATGATGTCCCAGCTCCACGAAATAGTAGTCATAGCAATGCTGGACTAGGGAATGGGCCATCTGTAGCTATTTTGCAGAATAATGTTGCATCCTCTACAAATTCCATGCCTTTGACTGGTTCTCAACCTCAAGGAACCGTGTCTCATTTTGATAGGCATCCTGATCTTAGTAATGACTATCCACAGAGCAATTACATGTTTGGAAGGCTTGCAAATGAGAGTCTGAATTCTCAAGACAGGGGTGTTTCCAACCAAGGTATGGGGATGGGAGGTTCTCTTGGGGCTTTTGGCCTGGACAGTAGACATGTTGAGAGACAACAAACATCAGGAGTCTCCACTTCATTTTCGATGCAGATCAACCCTGCAAATCAGGGATATTCGGCTACCAATTTCAATACTTCCATGCAACCATATCTTAACCAGAATAATGAGAGAGATATTGGACTTGTCAGGCCTAAAGAAGAACAGAAGGACAACTTCTACTATGACGGCCCTTTGCAttga